In Nocardioides sp. WS12, the DNA window GAGCACCGATCCGCACGCCTGGCTGGTTTCCCTCGAAGGCGTGCCCTCGGGCTTCACCGCCGCCCGCGACGGCATTGACGTCGTCCTGCGCGACCGCGGCCTGCGCCGCACCAGCCCCGAACTGACGGCCGAGTCGCTGCTGCGCGGTGCGCACGCGAGCGCCGTACTCGAGGGCTCGACGTCGACGCTCGCCGAGGTACGGGCGGGCACGGGTGACGAGATCGCGATGGTCGCCGTACGACTGGCCACCGAACTGCTGTCCCTGATGCCGGTGCTGCGCCGCCAGCCGCTCCAGGCGCTCGCCCGGATGCACACGGTGGCCGCGCGCGGGGTGCTGCCCGACGAGATGTTGGGTCGTCCGCGTGACGAGGAGGCCGCGCTGAAACTGCGTGCCGTGGCCGAGTTGATCACCGCGCCGACCGAAGCGCCGGCCCTGGCCGTGGCCGCCGTGGTGCACGCCTACCTCGTCGCTGCGGCGCCGTTCGGTTCGCACAACGGCATCGTCGCGCGAGCAGCCGAGCGGCTCCTGCTCGCGGTCAAGGGCGTCGACGAGAAGTCGCTGATGGTGCCCGAGGCCGCCCATCTGGCGCTGCGTGCGGAGTACGAGTCGAACCTGCGGGGCTGGTCGCACGGTGGTCAGGCCGGCCGGCACGCCTGGCTGATCTACACGACCGAGGCGTACGCCGCGGCGGCCGAAGCGAGCCCGCTGGTGCGCGAGGCGGAGTAACTCCTCGGGACATGCAGATGGCACCCGAGTCAACGTATGTCTCGGGTGCCATCGCGGACACGTGGGCCCATTGGTTACCAGGCGTGCACCATTTCAGCTGCCCCGGAAGTGTTCCGGGATGCAAGCGCCCAATTAGGAAGGGTAGATCGCCGCGTGGGTACCGGGATCACGTGTTGTCTGTGGAGTTGTTGATGTCCTTTGTACGCCGCTTCGGCGGCACCTTCAAGGGTTGTCTTTTCGGCCCGCAGAGAGAACTCTGGGGGGTTGGGGCGGGTTGCTGTTTCCGGTACGACGTCAGGCGCTGAACGCGCGTCGACGCGCGCCCACCCACACCACAGCGCCGACCGCGACGACTCCTCCGACGGCCAGCGCAGCCAGGGTCGGTTTCGGTGGCGGCAGGTGCAATCGGGACTGCAGCGCGACCGGTCGGGTGAACGCCAGCACCGGCCAGCCGCGTGACGCGGCGACCTTCCGCAGCTCCTTGTCCGGGTTCACGGCGTGCGGGTGGCCGACGATCTCGAGCATCGGCACGTCGGTGATCGAGTCGGAGTAGCCCCACGAGTTCTCGAGGTCGTAGCCGACCTCCTCGGCGAGCTCGCGGATCGCGTTCGCCTTCTCCTCGGCGTACGCGTAGTACTCGATCTCGCCGGTGTAGCGGCCGTCCTCGACCTTGAGCCGGGTGGCGATGACGCGGTCGGCGCCGAGCAGGGCACCGATCGGTTCGACCACTTCGCTGCCGGACGTGGAGACGATGATGACG includes these proteins:
- a CDS encoding oxidoreductase, which gives rise to MSTDPHAWLVSLEGVPSGFTAARDGIDVVLRDRGLRRTSPELTAESLLRGAHASAVLEGSTSTLAEVRAGTGDEIAMVAVRLATELLSLMPVLRRQPLQALARMHTVAARGVLPDEMLGRPRDEEAALKLRAVAELITAPTEAPALAVAAVVHAYLVAAAPFGSHNGIVARAAERLLLAVKGVDEKSLMVPEAAHLALRAEYESNLRGWSHGGQAGRHAWLIYTTEAYAAAAEASPLVREAE
- a CDS encoding HAD-IB family hydrolase → MALPGTSPTAAFFDLDKTIIAKSSVLAFSKPFQAGGLISRRAVLRSAYAQFVFMVGGADHDQVEKMRQFMSQLTAGWDVATVREIVADTLHNIVDPLVYDEAVRLIEEHHAAGRDVIIVSTSGSEVVEPIGALLGADRVIATRLKVEDGRYTGEIEYYAYAEEKANAIRELAEEVGYDLENSWGYSDSITDVPMLEIVGHPHAVNPDKELRKVAASRGWPVLAFTRPVALQSRLHLPPPKPTLAALAVGGVVAVGAVVWVGARRRAFSA